In a genomic window of Fusobacterium sp. JB019:
- the spoVG gene encoding septation regulator SpoVG, with product MKITDVRLRIVKGESDAKLKAYADLTFDESFVIHGLKIIDGQKGMFVAMPSRKMPDGEYKDVAHPITLDLRKEITDSVIEKYKEVKESEVNQEVVE from the coding sequence ATGAAAATTACAGATGTAAGATTAAGAATAGTTAAGGGAGAAAGTGATGCTAAATTAAAAGCTTATGCTGATTTAACATTTGATGAAAGTTTTGTTATTCATGGATTGAAAATTATTGATGGTCAGAAAGGAATGTTTGTGGCAATGCCTTCGAGAAAAATGCCAGATGGTGAGTATAAGGATGTAGCTCATCCTATAACTTTAGATTTAAGAAAAGAAATAACAGATTCTGTTATAGAAAAATATAAGGAAGTTAAAGAGTCAGAAGTTAATCAAGAAGTAGTAGAATAA
- a CDS encoding S4 domain-containing protein, which yields MRLDKFLKTSRIIKRRPVAKMVVDSGKAIINGKVAKSGTQVKENDILEIEYYDKFFKFKILEVPSGNVTKDKSGDLVKVLEVKDLKIENEEN from the coding sequence ATGAGATTAGATAAATTTTTAAAAACTAGTAGAATTATAAAGAGAAGACCGGTAGCTAAAATGGTTGTTGATAGTGGAAAAGCTATAATAAATGGAAAAGTAGCTAAATCAGGAACACAAGTAAAAGAAAATGATATTTTAGAAATAGAATATTATGATAAGTTTTTTAAATTTAAAATCTTAGAAGTTCCTTCAGGAAATGTAACGAAGGATAAAAGTGGAGATTTAGTTAAAGTTTTAGAGGTAAAAGATTTGAAAATAGAAAATGAGGAAAATTAA
- the ispE gene encoding 4-(cytidine 5'-diphospho)-2-C-methyl-D-erythritol kinase produces the protein MRKSIYSNAKINIGLNILAKKFNGYHKLDMLMVPISLADKLEINFKNIKGNLKINCDNKNIPTDEKNIIYKIYNKFYEVTQLEKEEVEIYLYKRIPSQAGLGGGSSNGAFFLKELNKYYKNILSEQNMIDISKEIGADIPFFIKNLPCRVEGIGEKLTEIKNNLEYKILLIKPDFGISTKRAYYLSDKLTDKKEANIEILIKSLKDNNLINLNLNNKNILEQSLLTEDENIINFRKKLDMLKNYNFFMSGSGSCYYSLLPKEESICIEELKKKVGDCDIYICNFL, from the coding sequence ATGAGAAAATCTATTTATAGCAATGCAAAAATAAATATAGGATTAAATATTTTAGCAAAAAAATTTAATGGGTATCATAAATTAGACATGTTGATGGTCCCAATTTCTCTTGCAGATAAATTAGAAATAAATTTTAAAAATATAAAGGGAAATTTGAAGATAAATTGTGATAATAAGAATATTCCTACGGATGAAAAAAATATAATTTATAAAATATATAATAAATTTTATGAAGTAACACAATTAGAAAAAGAAGAAGTGGAAATTTATTTGTATAAAAGAATTCCTAGTCAAGCAGGATTAGGAGGAGGAAGTTCAAATGGAGCTTTTTTCTTAAAGGAATTAAATAAATATTATAAGAATATTTTATCTGAGCAAAATATGATAGATATTTCAAAAGAAATAGGTGCAGATATTCCATTTTTTATTAAAAATTTGCCTTGTCGAGTTGAAGGAATTGGAGAAAAATTAACAGAGATAAAAAATAACCTTGAATATAAAATATTATTAATTAAACCTGATTTTGGAATTTCAACTAAAAGAGCTTATTATTTATCGGATAAATTAACGGATAAAAAAGAAGCCAATATTGAAATTTTAATAAAATCATTAAAAGATAATAATCTTATAAATCTAAATCTAAATAATAAAAATATATTGGAACAATCATTATTAACAGAAGATGAAAACATTATAAACTTTAGAAAAAAATTAGATATGCTAAAAAATTATAATTTTTTTATGTCTGGTAGTGGTAGTTGTTATTATTCTTTGCTTCCAAAGGAAGAAAGTATATGTATTGAAGAACTAAAAAAGAAAGTAGGAGATTGTGATATATATATATGCAATTTTTTATAA